CTATTGAGAGCCCTATTCCTGAAGATGTATCCGAATTGTCTAGCTTAGTAAAGATATTGAAAATTTTATCAAGATAAGCGGCCTCTATACCCATTCCATTATCTTTTACATAAAATTCTAACAAATTATCGCTATTCAATCCGTATCCTATTTCTATAACTCCTTTATCTTTATCATTATATTTAATAGCATTGTTAATTAAATTTTCAAAAAGTTGCTTAAATCTATAATAGTGACCATAGATCTGAGGCAGTTTGTTATCTACTTTTATTTCAAAATTTTCAGGAAGCAAGGACGTTCTGATTATTTCATCTAAGAGCACATTAAAATCAACAATTCTATTTTCGGATTGGAGTTTATCAATTGATGAATAATCTAAAATTCCCTTTATTAGGAGATCCATTTTTTCGACATTCAGTAAAATAAGGTTTAATGAATCTAAGTTATCGGGACTAAGTTTTTCTTTATTGTCTGTAATAAACCATTCTATAAGCGTATTTATACTTCTGAGCGGGGCTTTTAAATCATGTGAAACTGCGTGTGCATAATCACTAAGTTCTTGATTTTGCAGTTCCAGGTTTTTAAGGAGTTCTTCACGCTGCTTATTAATTTTAATTATCTCCTCAGATTGCTGTTTTATATAATCGGTTGCATTAAATTTTTGATCAGAATAGTCATTTACATCAAGATTCATTGAGCTTAATATAAATTCCAGATTCTTATTTACATCTGTAAGACTCCGAGCTTCTTCCCGCAATTTTTCATTTGCTTCAAATAACTCATCAGAACTTAATTTCATTGCTCTTTGCAACAATGCACTTTGTTCATCATAGTTTATATATGAATTATTTATCGCATTCAAGAAATTCTCTAATCCTTCAGGAATAGTACCCCCCAAGTGTTTTGCTATTTGTCTTTCTAGTAATGAGTTCATTATTCGCTAACGAGTGTTAAGGTCATTGTCTGATTGTGTAATTGGCAAATTCTGCTTCCAAAAAACGGTGCCATTTCTCCGTATGAATAAAAGCCAGTTAAAATTGTTTTGCTGTCTAAAACCGATTTTACCTCTTCTAGTTCTTCTTCTACCCGCTGATCCATTACAATTTTTCGTCCCACACAGCTTATCAGAATAGCTAAGCTTGGTTTTGTTTTTCGGTTTCGCATAGCATCTTGAGCGGCTAAATTGGCTCCATTGGCAATGCCATCTACCGATGCCATCATCAACTGTACTTTTGAGTTTAGCGGTACATCTCCAGCAAGAATCATTGATTGATTTTCATTGTCAATATTGAGTATCGTTCTTACCAGCGCATCCTCTTTTCCGGGAGGTGTTACATTTAATGGATATAAAAGCGATGCTTGCGGAAGTTCATTGGCCTTTTCTCCCAGATATTTTTTATATAGTTCTAATGCTGGATGTCCATCTATCTCGTACAAAATATTTCCCTCAGAACGGGTAATAATTCTTTCTGGACCAAACGGCTGCCATCCTCCATAACTGGCAAAACTAATTTCTAATGTTTCACCATAAAAACCAATCAATACGACTTCACCTTCTTTTGGATTTTCATTATAAGAAGCAAGGGTTTTTTCAAATTTCGCATCATCTCCGCACATGCCCCCTGTTATTGAAACACTTGAATCAATAGCATCTTCCAGCCCATTTATCAAAGCACTGCCGTTAATAAAGCTTCCTTCGGAGAGTACAAAAAGATGTTTCAGGTTCTCTTTTGGCATACTTGAATACAGACTTTTCCCAAGAGCAACAGCATCTTTATCATAGTCTAAAATATTACCTGTTTTGATTATGAAACTGCTTTTTTCGAATTCGATAGCAGTTACTGCCGCAGAATTATCCAAAACATTTGTATCAGCAATTTCACCAGATGTAGAACCATAAATAATATGCTCATAAGGGAATTCTTTTTTAATCTCTTTTAAAAAAGCTTCATCTTCCAGCAGTAATCTGTTTGCAAATACCAG
The Flavobacterium sp. 5 DNA segment above includes these coding regions:
- a CDS encoding ATP-binding protein, giving the protein MNSLLERQIAKHLGGTIPEGLENFLNAINNSYINYDEQSALLQRAMKLSSDELFEANEKLREEARSLTDVNKNLEFILSSMNLDVNDYSDQKFNATDYIKQQSEEIIKINKQREELLKNLELQNQELSDYAHAVSHDLKAPLRSINTLIEWFITDNKEKLSPDNLDSLNLILLNVEKMDLLIKGILDYSSIDKLQSENRIVDFNVLLDEIIRTSLLPENFEIKVDNKLPQIYGHYYRFKQLFENLINNAIKYNDKDKGVIEIGYGLNSDNLLEFYVKDNGMGIEAAYLDKIFNIFTKLDNSDTSSGIGLSIVKKIVQFYNGKIWVESALNKGTTFFFTLDINGKAKS
- a CDS encoding FIST signal transduction protein, giving the protein MKIVQAFKKENLTWNYLTDKIALKNPLVLVFANRLLLEDEAFLKEIKKEFPYEHIIYGSTSGEIADTNVLDNSAAVTAIEFEKSSFIIKTGNILDYDKDAVALGKSLYSSMPKENLKHLFVLSEGSFINGSALINGLEDAIDSSVSITGGMCGDDAKFEKTLASYNENPKEGEVVLIGFYGETLEISFASYGGWQPFGPERIITRSEGNILYEIDGHPALELYKKYLGEKANELPQASLLYPLNVTPPGKEDALVRTILNIDNENQSMILAGDVPLNSKVQLMMASVDGIANGANLAAQDAMRNRKTKPSLAILISCVGRKIVMDQRVEEELEEVKSVLDSKTILTGFYSYGEMAPFFGSRICQLHNQTMTLTLVSE